One part of the Andrena cerasifolii isolate SP2316 chromosome 4, iyAndCera1_principal, whole genome shotgun sequence genome encodes these proteins:
- the Tnpo gene encoding transportin 1 isoform X1, translating into MKMAWQPQEEGLRQILTLLKESQSPDTATQRDVQEKLEELNKFPDFNNYLIFVLTKLTSEDEPTRSLSGLILKNNVKAHFHKFLPEVTNFIKQECLSAVGDPSPLIRATVGILITTVASKGELTRWPELLPALCQMLDSQDFNVCEGAFGALQKICEDSAEILDSDALNRPLNVLIPKFLQFFRHTSPKIRSHAIACVNQFIVNRTQALMVHIDSFLENLFHLANDDDPEVRKNVCRALVMLLEVRMDRLIPHMHNIIEYMLMRTQDSAEGVALEACEFWLSLAEQPICKEALAPHLTRLVPVLVKGMKYSEIDIILLKGDVEEDEMIPDREEDIRPRFHKSKTHHTHYTNMNKHTDENGGCDDEDVDTEDGCDDDSTLSDWNLRKCSAAALDMLANVFREELLPVLVPILKETLFHQDWEIKESGILALGAIAEGCMGGMIPHLSELIPYLINCLSDKKALVRAITCWTLSRYAHWVCAQPHDTHLKPLMTELLKRVLDGNKRVQEAACSAFATLEEEACTELVPYLGFILETLVFAFGKYQHKNLLILYDAIGTLADSVGHHLNKPDYINLLMPPLINKWNVLKDEDKDLFPLLECLSSVATALRSGFLPYCEPVYRRCVSLVEQTLNQHIANTQSPEQFEAPDKDFMIVALDLLSGLAEGLEGHMERLVMNSNVMQLLYQCMQDVMPEVRQSSFALLGDLTKACFQHVLPCIPEFMPILGQNLNPEFISVCNNATWAIGEIAIKLGSDTSAYIPLILNQLIDIINRPNTPKTLLENTAITIGRLGYVCPHDVAPMLQQFVRQWCTSLRSIRDNEEKDSAFRGMCQMITVNPGGVVQDFIFFCDAVASWVTPREDLKDMFQKILHGFKNQVGAENWKRFSDQFPPQLSERLHMYGV; encoded by the exons AAACTGGaagaattaaacaaatttccagACTTCAACAATTATCTTATCTTTGTTTTAACAAAACTCACATCAGAGG ATGAACCCACGAGGTCTCTTAGCgggctgatattgaaaaacaatgttAAAGCACACTTCCATAAGTTTTTACCAGaagttacaaattttattaaacaagAATGTTTATCAGCTGTGGGGGATCCGTCGCCTTTGATCCGTGCGACCGTTGGTATTTTAATAACTACCGTTGCATCCAAAG GTGAATTAACCAGATGGCCAGAACTATTGCCTGCGCTCTGCCAAATGTTGGATTCGCAAGACTTCAATGTTTGCGAAGGAGCGTTCGGCGCTCTTCAGAAAATCTGCGAAGATTCTGCAGAAATATTGGACTCGGATGCACTCAACCGGCCGTTGAACGTTTTAATTCCAAAGTTCCTGCAATTTTTCAGACACACAAGCCCTAAGATTAGATCACACGCTATCGCCTGCGTTAATCAGTTTATTGTTAACCGCACGCAGGCCCTCATGGTTCACATAGATAGCTTCCTGGAGAATCTCTTCCATTTGGCTAATGACGATGATCCCGAAGTCAGAAAGAATGTTTGCAG AGCTTTGGTTATGCTGCTTGAAGTTCGGATGGATAGATTAATACCGCATATGCACAACATAATAGAATATATGTTGATGAGGACTCAGGATTCTGCCGAAGGAGTTGCTTTGGAAGCTTGTGAATTTTGGCTCTCATTAGCGGAGCAACCAATTTGTAAGGAGGCACTTGCACCACATTTAACCCGTCTAGTACCTGTATTG GTGAAAGGTATGAAATACTCCGAAATTGATATAATACTTCTGAAAGGAGACGTAGAAGAGGATGAAATGATACCAGATAGGGAAGAAGATATTCGACCAAGATTTCACAAATCAAAGACGCATCATACGCACTATACTAACATGAACAAGCATACAGACGAGAATGGTGGTTGCGATGACGAAGACGTAGATACCGAAGATGGATGTGACGATGATTCCACTCTTAGTGATTGGAACTTGAGGAAATGTTCAGCTGCTGCGCTGGACATGCTAGCGAACGTCTTTAGAGAAGAATTGCTGCCAGTTCTAGTACCGATTTTAAAAGAAACACTTTTCCATCAAGATTGGGAAATCAAGGAGTCTGGGATTTTAGCACTGGGAGCTATAGCAGAAG GTTGTATGGGTGGAATGATTCCACATTTATCTGAATTAATtccatatttaattaattgcctGAGTGACAAAAAGGCTCTAGTGCGCGCCATTACGTGCTGGACGCTAAGTCGTTACGCACACTGGGTTTGTGCGCAACCACATGACACACATTTGAAACCATTAATGACTGAATTACTCAAACGAGTTCTTGATGGCAATAAACGCGTTCAAGAAGCTGCATGCTCCGCTTTCGCGACGCTTGAAGAGGAAGCATGCACAGAATTGGTCCCTTACCTTGGATTTATCCTCGAAACGCTTGTTTTTGCCTTCG GTAAATATCAACACAAGAATCTTTTAATATTGTACGACGCAATTGGTACACTTGCCGATTCAGTGGGGCATCATCTTAACAAACCAGATTATATTAACCTTCTTATGCCGCCGCTGATTAATAAATGGAACGTACTGAAGGACGAAGACAAAGACCTTTTCCCATTGCTAGAATGTCTTTCGTCGGTCGCGACTGCACTGCGATCAGGTTTTCTTCCTTACTGCGAACCCGTGTACAG GCGGTGCGTGTCCCTCGTGGAGCAGACACTAAACCAACATATAGCAAACACCCAGAGCCCAGAACAGTTCGAGGCTCCCGACAAAGATTTTATGATCGTTGCATTGGACCTTCTTAGCGGTTTAGCGGAAGGGTTGGAAGGTCACATGGAACGCTTAGTAATGAACAGCAATGTAATGCAACTGTTGTATCAGTGCATGCAGGATGTTATGCCCGAAGTTAGACAGAGTAGCTTTGCCTTGCTAGGAGATCTTACAAAGGCCTGCTTCCAGCATGTTCTCCCGTGTATAC CGGAATTTATGCCCATACTTGGACAGAATTTAAATCCTGAGTTTATATCGGTGTGCAACAATGCGACATGGGCTATTGGCGAGATAGCCATAAaacttg GGTCCGATACGAGCGCGTATATTCCACTAATTTTGAACCAGCTTATCGACATAATCAATAGACCAAACACGCCGAAAACACTGTTAGAAAACACGG CCATAACGATCGGTCGCCTAGGTTATGTGTGTCCCCACGACGTCGCCCCAATGTTACAGCAGTTTGTCCGACAGTG GTGTACTTCTTTGCGGAGCATAAGAGACAATGAAGAAAAGGACTCTGCGTTCAGAGGTATGTGTCAGATGATTACGGTAAACCCAGGGGGAGTTGTCCAGGATTTCATCTTCTTCTGCGACGCTGTTGCATCCTGGGTCACTCCCAGAGAAGATCTCAAGGATATGTTCCAGAAG ATACTACATGGATTCAAAAATCAAGTTGGTGCAGAGAACTGGAAACGATTTTCAGATCAATTTCCGCCGCAGCTCAGCGAACGACTCCATATGTATGGCGTCTGA
- the Tnpo gene encoding transportin 1 isoform X2, with protein sequence MKMAWQPQEEGLRQILTLLKESQSPDTATQRDVQEKLEELNKFPDFNNYLIFVLTKLTSEDEPTRSLSGLILKNNVKAHFHKFLPEVTNFIKQECLSAVGDPSPLIRATVGILITTVASKGELTRWPELLPALCQMLDSQDFNVCEGAFGALQKICEDSAEILDSDALNRPLNVLIPKFLQFFRHTSPKIRSHAIACVNQFIVNRTQALMVHIDSFLENLFHLANDDDPEVRKNVCRALVMLLEVRMDRLIPHMHNIIEYMLMRTQDSAEGVALEACEFWLSLAEQPICKEALAPHLTRLVPVLVKGMKYSEIDIILLKGDVEEDEMIPDREEDIRPRFHKSKTHHTHYTNMNKHTDENGGCDDEDVDTEDGCDDDSTLSDWNLRKCSAAALDMLANVFREELLPVLVPILKETLFHQDWEIKESGILALGAIAEGCMGGMIPHLSELIPYLINCLSDKKALVRAITCWTLSRYAHWVCAQPHDTHLKPLMTELLKRVLDGNKRVQEAACSAFATLEEEACTELVPYLGFILETLVFAFGKYQHKNLLILYDAIGTLADSVGHHLNKPDYINLLMPPLINKWNVLKDEDKDLFPLLECLSSVATALRSGFLPYCEPVYRRCVSLVEQTLNQHIANTQSPEQFEAPDKDFMIVALDLLSGLAEGLEGHMERLVMNSNVMQLLYQCMQDVMPEVRQSSFALLGDLTKACFQHVLPCIPEFMPILGQNLNPEFISVCNNATWAIGEIAIKLGSDTSAYIPLILNQLIDIINRPNTPKTLLENTGVLLCGA encoded by the exons AAACTGGaagaattaaacaaatttccagACTTCAACAATTATCTTATCTTTGTTTTAACAAAACTCACATCAGAGG ATGAACCCACGAGGTCTCTTAGCgggctgatattgaaaaacaatgttAAAGCACACTTCCATAAGTTTTTACCAGaagttacaaattttattaaacaagAATGTTTATCAGCTGTGGGGGATCCGTCGCCTTTGATCCGTGCGACCGTTGGTATTTTAATAACTACCGTTGCATCCAAAG GTGAATTAACCAGATGGCCAGAACTATTGCCTGCGCTCTGCCAAATGTTGGATTCGCAAGACTTCAATGTTTGCGAAGGAGCGTTCGGCGCTCTTCAGAAAATCTGCGAAGATTCTGCAGAAATATTGGACTCGGATGCACTCAACCGGCCGTTGAACGTTTTAATTCCAAAGTTCCTGCAATTTTTCAGACACACAAGCCCTAAGATTAGATCACACGCTATCGCCTGCGTTAATCAGTTTATTGTTAACCGCACGCAGGCCCTCATGGTTCACATAGATAGCTTCCTGGAGAATCTCTTCCATTTGGCTAATGACGATGATCCCGAAGTCAGAAAGAATGTTTGCAG AGCTTTGGTTATGCTGCTTGAAGTTCGGATGGATAGATTAATACCGCATATGCACAACATAATAGAATATATGTTGATGAGGACTCAGGATTCTGCCGAAGGAGTTGCTTTGGAAGCTTGTGAATTTTGGCTCTCATTAGCGGAGCAACCAATTTGTAAGGAGGCACTTGCACCACATTTAACCCGTCTAGTACCTGTATTG GTGAAAGGTATGAAATACTCCGAAATTGATATAATACTTCTGAAAGGAGACGTAGAAGAGGATGAAATGATACCAGATAGGGAAGAAGATATTCGACCAAGATTTCACAAATCAAAGACGCATCATACGCACTATACTAACATGAACAAGCATACAGACGAGAATGGTGGTTGCGATGACGAAGACGTAGATACCGAAGATGGATGTGACGATGATTCCACTCTTAGTGATTGGAACTTGAGGAAATGTTCAGCTGCTGCGCTGGACATGCTAGCGAACGTCTTTAGAGAAGAATTGCTGCCAGTTCTAGTACCGATTTTAAAAGAAACACTTTTCCATCAAGATTGGGAAATCAAGGAGTCTGGGATTTTAGCACTGGGAGCTATAGCAGAAG GTTGTATGGGTGGAATGATTCCACATTTATCTGAATTAATtccatatttaattaattgcctGAGTGACAAAAAGGCTCTAGTGCGCGCCATTACGTGCTGGACGCTAAGTCGTTACGCACACTGGGTTTGTGCGCAACCACATGACACACATTTGAAACCATTAATGACTGAATTACTCAAACGAGTTCTTGATGGCAATAAACGCGTTCAAGAAGCTGCATGCTCCGCTTTCGCGACGCTTGAAGAGGAAGCATGCACAGAATTGGTCCCTTACCTTGGATTTATCCTCGAAACGCTTGTTTTTGCCTTCG GTAAATATCAACACAAGAATCTTTTAATATTGTACGACGCAATTGGTACACTTGCCGATTCAGTGGGGCATCATCTTAACAAACCAGATTATATTAACCTTCTTATGCCGCCGCTGATTAATAAATGGAACGTACTGAAGGACGAAGACAAAGACCTTTTCCCATTGCTAGAATGTCTTTCGTCGGTCGCGACTGCACTGCGATCAGGTTTTCTTCCTTACTGCGAACCCGTGTACAG GCGGTGCGTGTCCCTCGTGGAGCAGACACTAAACCAACATATAGCAAACACCCAGAGCCCAGAACAGTTCGAGGCTCCCGACAAAGATTTTATGATCGTTGCATTGGACCTTCTTAGCGGTTTAGCGGAAGGGTTGGAAGGTCACATGGAACGCTTAGTAATGAACAGCAATGTAATGCAACTGTTGTATCAGTGCATGCAGGATGTTATGCCCGAAGTTAGACAGAGTAGCTTTGCCTTGCTAGGAGATCTTACAAAGGCCTGCTTCCAGCATGTTCTCCCGTGTATAC CGGAATTTATGCCCATACTTGGACAGAATTTAAATCCTGAGTTTATATCGGTGTGCAACAATGCGACATGGGCTATTGGCGAGATAGCCATAAaacttg GGTCCGATACGAGCGCGTATATTCCACTAATTTTGAACCAGCTTATCGACATAATCAATAGACCAAACACGCCGAAAACACTGTTAGAAAACACGG GTGTACTTCTTTGCGGAGCATAA